A portion of the Streptomyces sp. NBC_00376 genome contains these proteins:
- a CDS encoding Flp family type IVb pilin: MSDITLKTAVRINGWANTAVSRIQKRYENMDRGQTAFEYLGIILVVVAIIGAIAASGIGGSISGKISKLVDQIKAG; the protein is encoded by the coding sequence ATGTCGGACATCACCCTGAAGACCGCCGTTCGGATCAACGGCTGGGCCAACACCGCTGTGAGCCGCATCCAGAAGCGCTACGAGAACATGGACCGCGGCCAGACGGCGTTCGAGTACCTGGGCATCATCCTGGTGGTCGTGGCGATCATCGGCGCGATCGCGGCCTCGGGTATCGGTGGCTCGATCTCGGGCAAGATCTCCAAGCTGGTGGACCAGATCAAGGCCGGCTAA
- a CDS encoding response regulator transcription factor: MPDDVSRVSGQNWAAQNHASQHTSSHVTPLNSEPSSNAFPVPQQSAASGPMPPFPAAAPMAVPNALRVVVADDNPVVRAGLGVLLSGRDDIEVVAEAADGRQAYDMAVQHRPDVVLLDVRMPGVDGISALPHLAQVAPVMMLTYSRENEIVHEALRLGASGYLVHGEFTADQLVQAVRDTKDGRAHFTATAANALLAHMRQGPGAQSRPLPEGLGTALTTGVPYQGPGYDGHPPSSVQQHGAPAHAPKPEPSPPAPRPVRSSQGLSHLQPVVAQSSMAEEPGAKPNRPQYGLSSREVEVMELIASGMSNQQIAATCFISEKTVKNHINRIFTKLHSASRSEAIARWLGTAPSTGSGVREVGGRRG, translated from the coding sequence ATGCCGGACGACGTCTCCCGTGTGTCGGGCCAGAACTGGGCCGCTCAGAACCACGCGTCCCAGCACACGTCCTCGCACGTCACCCCGCTCAACTCGGAGCCCAGCTCCAACGCGTTCCCCGTCCCTCAGCAGTCCGCGGCATCCGGGCCCATGCCTCCCTTCCCCGCAGCGGCGCCCATGGCCGTTCCCAACGCCCTGCGGGTCGTCGTCGCCGACGACAACCCCGTGGTCCGGGCCGGCCTCGGCGTCCTGCTCTCCGGCCGCGACGACATCGAGGTCGTCGCGGAGGCCGCGGACGGCCGCCAGGCCTACGACATGGCCGTCCAGCACCGTCCGGACGTCGTCCTGCTGGACGTCCGGATGCCCGGCGTCGACGGCATCTCCGCGCTGCCGCACCTCGCACAGGTTGCGCCCGTCATGATGCTGACCTACAGCCGCGAGAACGAGATCGTCCACGAGGCACTGCGCCTGGGCGCGAGCGGCTATCTGGTCCACGGCGAGTTCACGGCCGACCAACTGGTGCAGGCCGTGCGCGACACGAAGGACGGCCGTGCCCATTTCACCGCCACCGCGGCCAACGCCCTCCTCGCCCACATGCGTCAGGGCCCGGGGGCACAGTCACGACCGCTTCCGGAAGGGCTCGGCACGGCTCTGACCACGGGGGTTCCCTACCAGGGGCCCGGCTACGACGGACACCCCCCGAGTTCCGTTCAGCAACACGGTGCGCCTGCACACGCGCCCAAGCCCGAACCGTCTCCACCTGCGCCGCGCCCCGTCCGGTCATCACAGGGTCTTTCGCATCTGCAACCAGTTGTGGCACAGTCTTCCATGGCCGAGGAGCCGGGCGCGAAGCCCAACAGGCCACAGTACGGGCTGAGTTCACGGGAGGTGGAGGTCATGGAGCTGATCGCGTCCGGCATGAGCAATCAGCAGATCGCTGCCACCTGCTTCATCAGCGAGAAGACGGTCAAGAACCACATCAACCGCATCTTCACCAAGCTGCACAGCGCGAGTCGCAGCGAGGCCATCGCCCGCTGGCTCGGCACGGCCCCCTCCACGGGCAGTGGGGTTCGCGAGGTCGGTGGTCGCCGTGGCTGA
- a CDS encoding type II secretion system F family protein, with product MTNLPFLTIGVTLLAGVTGVAGLHAYSGGKADRDALVDRLSHTGHIPEAGRRRRFRSLDSRLRRTGLGRKLELKLAATGLEITPGEFFVYAVVALAGLWMIASSMLASFFGPVAALIGLWGTNAFLNWQRTKRTEHFINQLPELARILANATQAGLALRTSIGMAADELEDPAGEELARVARRLAVGESLEDAMSELTDRLPSRELVVLVTTLVLSNRAGGTVVSSLRNLTETLEERKETRREVKTQLSQVTVTAYAVPAFGLGAMLLMNAVMPGALDRMTGALIGQVAVIVSLALYAIGFLVIRRLSKIDV from the coding sequence ATGACGAATCTCCCTTTTCTCACCATCGGCGTCACGCTGCTCGCCGGCGTCACGGGCGTCGCGGGCCTGCACGCCTACTCCGGTGGCAAGGCCGACCGGGATGCCCTGGTAGACCGTCTTTCGCACACCGGTCATATTCCGGAGGCCGGCCGACGCCGTCGATTCCGGTCGCTGGACAGCCGACTGCGGAGGACCGGCCTGGGCCGGAAGCTCGAACTGAAACTGGCTGCCACGGGCCTCGAGATCACTCCGGGCGAGTTCTTCGTCTATGCGGTCGTCGCCCTGGCCGGGCTCTGGATGATCGCTTCGTCCATGCTCGCCAGCTTCTTCGGACCGGTCGCAGCCCTCATCGGCCTCTGGGGCACCAACGCCTTCCTGAACTGGCAACGGACCAAGCGCACCGAGCACTTCATCAACCAGCTTCCCGAGCTCGCCCGCATCCTCGCCAACGCCACCCAGGCCGGCCTCGCGCTGCGTACGTCCATCGGTATGGCGGCCGACGAACTGGAGGACCCGGCGGGCGAGGAACTGGCCCGGGTCGCCCGTCGCCTCGCCGTCGGTGAATCCCTCGAGGACGCGATGAGCGAACTCACCGACCGCCTGCCCTCCCGCGAACTCGTTGTCCTCGTCACCACTCTCGTCCTGTCCAACCGGGCCGGCGGTACGGTCGTCAGCTCGCTGCGCAACCTCACCGAGACGCTGGAGGAGCGCAAGGAGACCCGACGCGAGGTCAAGACCCAACTCTCCCAGGTGACGGTCACGGCCTATGCCGTTCCCGCTTTCGGCCTGGGGGCCATGCTCCTGATGAACGCGGTCATGCCCGGCGCCCTCGACCGTATGACCGGTGCACTCATCGGCCAGGTCGCGGTGATCGTCTCCCTTGCCCTGTACGCGATCGGATTCCTCGTGATCCGACGCCTGTCCAAGATCGATGTCTGA
- a CDS encoding serine/threonine-protein kinase translates to MGQQGELVDGRFRLIRAIGKGGMGRVWLAHDEELDREVALKEILYGFADGEEERSRQVERFRREAKALARLSRHPGIVTVFDILSRIDPPAIVMEHVEGPSLRELLDDEGRLPVRRVAEIGLAVLDSLAEAHRHNVVHRDLKPANILLSGQRVFIADFGIALISDATTMTRDGGAPVTLQYASPEQLQSARGDAASDLWSLGATLYEMVEGRPPFRGDTYATLIAAICGREPEQMRWAGDLAPLLLRLLVKEPDGRATVEEVADALSAIVNGPVADFEEGLGTRTAPSPAPFDQMTTRTGPVAAGRAGVPRPAAPAPVPASRRVEAVVTEAVAAETTVPPPAGPGTMSSAEPAAATPDPPVLIQGLPVARLVPALLDLWNSGHRDAAHRSLVQAAKMLSAMDVIETAQGLREDERPAMARDLLRYAGRYQSPASLAALVTALRSAGRDSDADEVLKAAGSGRPAGEVPLVVAALRSRLNLSAGRYKMHPDHDAALVMGAVAVRQSPPRAARVRQPDGEGSTYRFTVPEARQLVAEDLSPRVVTDLRPGTPYLAVGQRGQALVVQLDDGRRGLLWDTKSVQRVGDGSDRSPSVPSSRAKGERRGASAKDSPSGDGQEVGQPDSGFSAFWFAVPEPRQLVAEDLSPRVEAELLPGAWYLAVGQRGQALIAQTADGRRGLLWDTTRIQRGDT, encoded by the coding sequence ATGGGGCAGCAAGGTGAGCTGGTCGATGGTCGATTCCGACTGATCAGGGCCATCGGAAAGGGCGGCATGGGCCGCGTCTGGCTCGCTCACGACGAGGAACTCGACCGGGAGGTCGCCCTCAAGGAGATCCTTTACGGGTTCGCCGACGGCGAGGAGGAACGAAGCCGTCAGGTGGAGCGCTTTCGGCGGGAGGCCAAGGCGCTGGCCCGGCTCAGCCGGCATCCCGGCATCGTCACTGTGTTCGACATCCTTTCGCGGATCGACCCGCCGGCGATCGTCATGGAGCACGTGGAGGGGCCGTCTCTCAGGGAGCTGCTCGACGACGAGGGCCGGCTGCCGGTGCGCCGGGTGGCGGAGATCGGGCTGGCCGTTCTGGATTCCCTGGCAGAGGCGCATCGGCACAACGTCGTGCACCGCGACCTGAAGCCGGCCAACATCCTGCTCTCCGGCCAAAGGGTGTTCATCGCGGACTTCGGGATCGCGCTCATCTCTGACGCGACAACCATGACCAGGGACGGGGGCGCTCCCGTGACCCTGCAATACGCCTCCCCGGAACAGCTTCAGAGCGCCCGTGGCGACGCGGCCTCCGATCTCTGGTCGCTCGGCGCGACGCTGTACGAGATGGTCGAAGGGCGGCCGCCGTTCCGAGGGGACACCTACGCCACGTTGATTGCGGCGATCTGTGGCAGGGAGCCCGAGCAGATGCGTTGGGCAGGTGATCTCGCACCCCTTCTCCTGCGTCTGCTCGTCAAAGAGCCTGATGGGCGGGCAACGGTCGAAGAGGTAGCGGATGCGCTTTCCGCGATCGTCAATGGTCCGGTGGCCGACTTCGAGGAGGGCCTCGGTACGCGAACAGCACCTTCGCCCGCGCCCTTCGACCAGATGACGACGCGCACAGGCCCCGTGGCGGCGGGCCGGGCAGGGGTGCCTCGCCCTGCCGCGCCCGCCCCTGTCCCGGCAAGCCGTCGCGTTGAGGCCGTTGTGACGGAAGCTGTGGCGGCCGAGACCACCGTGCCGCCCCCTGCCGGTCCCGGCACGATGTCCTCCGCAGAACCTGCCGCTGCCACCCCGGATCCTCCGGTGCTGATTCAGGGCCTGCCGGTGGCCAGGCTGGTTCCCGCGCTGCTCGATCTGTGGAACTCGGGACACAGGGACGCGGCGCATCGGTCCCTTGTCCAAGCAGCGAAGATGCTCTCGGCGATGGACGTGATCGAGACGGCCCAAGGGCTTCGCGAGGATGAACGTCCGGCGATGGCACGGGACTTGCTCCGATATGCCGGACGCTACCAGTCTCCCGCAAGCCTCGCGGCACTCGTGACGGCTCTCCGCTCAGCCGGACGTGACAGTGACGCGGACGAGGTCTTGAAGGCGGCGGGCAGTGGTCGACCGGCTGGAGAGGTTCCGCTCGTCGTTGCCGCGCTCCGATCTCGGCTCAATCTGAGTGCCGGAAGATACAAGATGCATCCTGACCACGATGCGGCCCTGGTGATGGGAGCGGTGGCGGTGCGACAGAGCCCTCCCCGGGCCGCACGCGTAAGGCAACCGGACGGTGAGGGCTCCACATACCGGTTCACTGTGCCCGAGGCCCGTCAGCTCGTTGCCGAGGACTTGTCCCCCAGGGTGGTGACCGATCTGCGGCCAGGCACGCCGTACCTCGCGGTCGGGCAGCGTGGGCAGGCGCTGGTCGTGCAGCTGGACGATGGTCGACGTGGGCTCTTGTGGGACACGAAGAGTGTTCAACGCGTGGGCGACGGCTCCGACCGCTCACCGAGCGTTCCGTCTTCGCGTGCCAAAGGGGAGCGGCGCGGTGCTTCGGCGAAGGACAGCCCGTCCGGGGACGGGCAGGAGGTGGGGCAGCCGGACAGCGGGTTCTCGGCATTCTGGTTCGCCGTGCCTGAGCCCCGTCAGCTTGTCGCGGAGGACCTGTCCCCGCGAGTGGAGGCCGAGCTGTTGCCAGGGGCTTGGTATCTCGCGGTCGGTCAGCGCGGGCAGGCCCTGATCGCGCAGACGGCGGACGGTCGGCGCGGCCTCCTCTGGGACACGACACGAATTCAACGCGGCGACACTTGA
- a CDS encoding DUF5936 domain-containing protein — MDLLLAGVIGLAVFGAIAGVRMYRADAKLPGDLAIALEVGSTRTSAVGSGIDRLGMRWAPAVLRMMGAKAVNKKRRQIDMAGNPGGLTIDRYAARRAVYGGLGLLGAFSMIIRGQIFLSLVLIAFGLFWVEVGIWSAVRIRRDHIDRTLPDFLDVLAVVVSAGLGFRQALARVADKYEGPWADELRITLRQMDMGVSRREAFEQLRKRNDSEQVAMFVTTLQQGEELGAPIVETLIQIANDMRRTDAQNARRKAARAVPKATFAVTTFLLPGTLVMLTVGFVYGVNVDFSTLMGG; from the coding sequence ATGGATCTGCTGTTGGCGGGCGTCATAGGACTCGCGGTCTTCGGAGCCATCGCGGGTGTCCGCATGTACCGGGCCGATGCGAAGCTCCCCGGTGACCTCGCGATCGCTCTGGAAGTCGGCTCGACCCGTACCAGTGCGGTCGGCTCCGGTATCGACCGTCTCGGCATGCGCTGGGCCCCCGCGGTCCTGCGGATGATGGGCGCCAAGGCCGTCAACAAGAAGCGCCGCCAGATCGACATGGCGGGCAACCCGGGCGGTCTGACCATCGACCGCTACGCTGCCCGCCGAGCGGTCTACGGCGGACTCGGTCTGCTCGGCGCTTTCTCAATGATCATCCGCGGGCAGATCTTCCTCTCCCTGGTACTGATCGCGTTCGGACTGTTCTGGGTCGAGGTCGGCATCTGGTCCGCGGTCCGCATCCGCCGTGACCACATCGACCGGACGCTTCCGGACTTCCTCGACGTGCTCGCCGTCGTGGTCTCCGCCGGCCTCGGCTTCCGGCAGGCCCTGGCCCGGGTCGCCGACAAGTACGAGGGGCCCTGGGCGGACGAGCTCCGTATCACCCTGCGCCAGATGGACATGGGTGTCAGCCGCCGTGAGGCGTTCGAGCAGTTGCGCAAGCGCAATGACTCGGAGCAGGTCGCGATGTTCGTGACCACGCTCCAGCAGGGCGAGGAGCTCGGTGCGCCGATCGTCGAGACCCTGATTCAGATCGCCAACGACATGCGGCGCACCGACGCCCAGAACGCCCGCCGGAAGGCGGCCAGGGCCGTTCCCAAGGCGACCTTCGCGGTCACCACGTTCCTTCTCCCTGGAACGCTGGTCATGCTGACGGTCGGATTCGTCTACGGGGTCAACGTCGACTTCAGCACCCTCATGGGCGGATGA
- a CDS encoding pilus assembly protein TadG-related protein: MTAKLRGEAGQAFPIYVVMVAGLLFLAFAFFTVGKASALRNGAQGAADAAALAAAQESRELFEAPFLASLPESMLDMFLQVHPVLGCPAAHAMAAENDAKLTPPGCVATPGGERDKIRVDVKTLKPVGASVVPGMKRKFAKGHATAVIEWRCPRWRSVDYNDDTVQDMYFFSCRGGEMLAISPSSPPPWEQVSKILFDVHLVDS; encoded by the coding sequence ATGACCGCGAAACTTCGCGGCGAGGCAGGGCAGGCTTTCCCCATCTACGTTGTGATGGTGGCGGGTCTGCTCTTCCTCGCGTTTGCCTTCTTTACCGTCGGCAAGGCCTCGGCCTTGCGCAATGGGGCCCAGGGGGCAGCGGATGCTGCCGCACTCGCTGCCGCCCAGGAATCCCGCGAGCTGTTCGAGGCTCCGTTCCTCGCTTCACTTCCCGAGAGCATGTTGGACATGTTCCTGCAGGTGCACCCGGTTCTGGGTTGTCCTGCGGCCCACGCAATGGCCGCAGAGAACGACGCGAAGCTCACCCCGCCCGGATGCGTCGCTACGCCCGGCGGCGAGCGGGACAAGATCAGGGTTGATGTCAAGACCCTCAAGCCCGTGGGTGCGTCTGTGGTTCCTGGCATGAAGCGGAAGTTTGCCAAGGGACACGCCACTGCTGTCATCGAGTGGCGCTGCCCCAGGTGGAGGTCCGTCGACTACAACGACGATACCGTCCAGGACATGTACTTCTTCTCGTGCAGGGGAGGAGAGATGCTCGCAATCAGTCCGAGCAGCCCCCCGCCCTGGGAGCAGGTGAGCAAGATTCTCTTTGACGTGCACCTGGTCGACAGTTGA
- a CDS encoding OmpA family protein, translating to MAIATAVLLAGTSFMGASAARADDGPSVPPGTEASETPPVTVDGKDPDLKMVDGATLAPARVLDIIQVVEDMGGEERREDSNANVKFALQAEVLFGKDSAKLSAAANSRIAAIAAEIKKQNATKVRVFGFTDNLGSSAHGDVLSKQRANAVQSVLVKDLGSTVTFEIRGYGEQYPIADNSTEEGRKKNRRVEVSFPRGTSS from the coding sequence ATGGCCATTGCGACAGCCGTGCTGCTGGCCGGGACGTCTTTCATGGGCGCCTCGGCAGCTCGGGCCGATGACGGACCGAGCGTGCCGCCTGGCACCGAGGCGTCCGAGACTCCACCTGTCACTGTGGACGGCAAGGATCCCGACCTGAAGATGGTCGACGGCGCCACGCTCGCCCCTGCCCGGGTCCTCGACATCATCCAGGTCGTCGAGGACATGGGCGGCGAGGAGCGGCGCGAGGACAGCAACGCGAACGTCAAGTTCGCGCTCCAGGCCGAAGTCCTCTTCGGCAAGGACAGCGCCAAGCTGAGCGCCGCGGCCAACTCCCGTATCGCGGCCATCGCCGCCGAGATCAAGAAGCAGAACGCCACCAAGGTGCGCGTCTTCGGCTTCACCGACAACCTCGGCTCGTCGGCCCACGGCGACGTGCTGTCCAAGCAGCGCGCCAACGCCGTGCAGTCGGTGCTGGTGAAGGATCTCGGTTCGACCGTCACCTTCGAGATTCGTGGCTACGGCGAGCAGTACCCGATCGCCGACAACAGCACGGAAGAGGGCCGGAAGAAGAACCGGCGCGTGGAGGTCTCCTTCCCGCGCGGCACGTCTTCCTGA
- a CDS encoding sensor histidine kinase: MAFQLGSIQTGLNAQVRQAIADPGSRPAFAIQLNALQAMCRQVFGFRLAMIAMATPFAIDHAASGLATWLIGSAILVTFMGSYVLFRDWERFGPVLLRHPWLLGIDAFFGALLLITASPESTLAYVTVCTPMLAGLVHGWRGAAIFAALQTAIVLGVYGTDPRLEAANATAFLLPGFCVIAGAVGVTLRNLLLRFGTASQALTETKARLAVSEAVEGERARLAREMHDSVAKTLHGLALAADGLAVSSDRMDPLTVKHQAELVARAARRAAAESRELLSDLRRESGLDGGVDVTRELRARAEDFTRRHGLTATFRLLNDAPIPHVPQVVARQLLTIASEAMENAHRHAQPTYLVVLAGVKGDVLRVSVYDDGRGLPPGTTLDDLRHAGHFGLVGMVERAASIGARIRIGKGKATKGTEVRLELPIAALLATAGAEQPD, from the coding sequence ATGGCGTTTCAACTCGGCAGCATCCAGACCGGACTGAATGCGCAGGTACGTCAGGCGATCGCCGATCCCGGCTCACGCCCGGCGTTCGCGATCCAGCTCAACGCGCTCCAGGCGATGTGCCGCCAGGTCTTCGGATTCCGGCTCGCCATGATCGCCATGGCCACACCGTTCGCCATCGATCACGCTGCCTCGGGCCTGGCTACATGGCTGATCGGCTCGGCCATCCTCGTCACCTTCATGGGCAGCTACGTCCTGTTCCGCGACTGGGAACGCTTCGGTCCGGTTCTGCTGCGCCACCCCTGGCTGCTCGGCATCGACGCCTTCTTCGGCGCCCTGCTGCTGATCACCGCCTCACCGGAATCCACTCTCGCCTACGTCACCGTGTGTACCCCGATGCTGGCCGGGCTGGTGCACGGCTGGCGGGGCGCCGCGATCTTCGCGGCACTCCAGACGGCGATCGTCCTCGGTGTGTACGGGACCGATCCGAGACTGGAAGCCGCCAACGCAACGGCGTTCCTCCTTCCGGGCTTCTGTGTGATAGCCGGAGCGGTGGGAGTCACGCTGCGGAACCTTCTTCTCCGCTTCGGTACCGCCAGCCAGGCGCTCACCGAGACCAAGGCGCGGCTCGCTGTCAGCGAGGCGGTGGAGGGCGAACGCGCGCGCCTCGCCCGGGAAATGCACGACTCGGTGGCCAAGACCCTGCACGGTCTGGCACTGGCGGCCGACGGACTGGCGGTGTCCTCCGACCGGATGGACCCACTCACCGTCAAGCACCAGGCCGAGCTGGTCGCCCGCGCTGCCCGCCGGGCCGCCGCCGAATCCCGTGAACTGCTCTCCGACCTCCGCCGCGAGTCCGGACTGGACGGAGGCGTGGACGTGACACGCGAGCTCCGGGCCCGTGCAGAGGACTTCACCCGACGCCACGGCCTCACCGCCACCTTCCGGCTGCTCAACGACGCCCCGATCCCGCACGTCCCCCAGGTCGTCGCCCGCCAACTGCTCACCATCGCCTCCGAGGCGATGGAGAACGCCCACCGCCACGCACAACCCACCTACCTCGTCGTACTCGCAGGCGTGAAGGGCGACGTCCTGCGCGTCAGCGTGTACGACGACGGGCGCGGCCTGCCCCCGGGCACGACGCTCGACGACCTCCGTCACGCCGGGCACTTCGGCCTGGTCGGAATGGTCGAGCGTGCCGCTTCCATCGGCGCCCGCATCCGTATCGGAAAGGGAAAGGCGACCAAGGGCACCGAGGTCCGCCTGGAACTCCCGATCGCAGCTCTCCTCGCCACTGCCGGCGCGGAGCAGCCCGACTGA
- a CDS encoding CpaF family protein produces MSLRARMTAPEKNGGAREDSHMVATYRAKLLEEIDLAEMSSLAAADRRARLERVLSHIISREGPVLSTVERTQLIRRVVDEALGLGILEPLLEDASITEIMVNGPDQIFVERSGKVEKLPMRFSSHEQLMQTIERIVSTVNRRVDESNPMVDARLPSGERVNVIIPPLSLTGATLTIRRFPRAFTLQEMINVGSLDEQMLILLSGLVQAKLNIIVSGATGTGKTTLLNALSGLIPDRERIVTIEDSAELQLQQSHVIRLESRPANVEGKGQISIRDLVRNSLRMRPDRIVVGEVRGGESLDMLQAMSTGHDGSLATVHANNAEDALMRLQTLASMSEIEIPFEALHDQINSAVDVIVQLTRHADGSRKITEIAVLDSHGRDPYRIVSVARFNAQPMDAEGRINGEFQYLPIPRKIAERLYMASQPIPQAFGVADSAEQLATREAN; encoded by the coding sequence ATGAGTCTGCGGGCACGCATGACCGCCCCCGAGAAGAACGGCGGGGCGCGGGAGGACAGCCACATGGTGGCCACCTACCGCGCCAAGCTGCTCGAAGAGATCGACCTGGCCGAGATGTCGTCGCTCGCCGCCGCAGACCGGCGAGCGCGGCTGGAGCGTGTGCTCAGCCACATCATCAGCCGCGAAGGGCCGGTCCTCTCGACCGTCGAACGCACCCAGCTGATCCGCAGGGTCGTCGACGAGGCCCTCGGGCTCGGCATTCTGGAACCGCTCCTTGAAGACGCGTCCATCACCGAAATCATGGTGAACGGACCGGACCAGATCTTCGTCGAGCGCAGCGGCAAGGTCGAGAAGCTGCCCATGCGATTCAGTTCGCACGAGCAGCTGATGCAGACCATCGAACGCATCGTGTCGACGGTCAACCGCCGCGTCGACGAGTCAAACCCCATGGTTGACGCGCGTCTACCCAGTGGTGAGCGTGTCAACGTCATCATCCCGCCCCTGTCGCTGACTGGTGCGACGCTCACCATCCGACGGTTCCCCAGAGCCTTCACGCTCCAGGAAATGATCAATGTCGGCTCGCTCGACGAGCAGATGCTGATCCTGCTGTCCGGACTTGTCCAGGCCAAGCTCAACATCATCGTTTCCGGCGCCACCGGCACCGGGAAGACGACGCTCCTCAACGCGCTCTCCGGCCTCATCCCCGACAGGGAGCGCATTGTCACCATCGAGGACTCCGCCGAGCTCCAGCTCCAGCAGAGCCACGTCATCCGGCTGGAGTCCCGGCCGGCGAACGTGGAGGGGAAGGGCCAGATCTCCATCCGTGACCTGGTCCGTAACTCCCTGCGTATGCGCCCCGACCGCATCGTCGTCGGTGAGGTCCGTGGTGGCGAATCGCTCGACATGCTCCAGGCGATGTCGACCGGTCACGACGGCTCGCTCGCCACGGTTCACGCCAACAACGCCGAGGACGCGCTCATGCGTCTGCAGACTCTGGCCTCGATGTCCGAGATCGAGATCCCGTTCGAGGCACTGCACGACCAGATCAACAGCGCTGTCGATGTCATCGTCCAGCTCACCAGGCACGCCGACGGTTCGCGCAAGATCACCGAGATCGCCGTCCTCGACTCGCACGGTCGCGACCCCTATCGCATCGTGTCCGTCGCCCGGTTCAACGCACAGCCGATGGACGCCGAAGGGCGGATCAACGGCGAATTCCAGTACCTCCCGATTCCGCGCAAGATCGCCGAGCGCCTCTACATGGCCAGCCAGCCCATCCCGCAGGCCTTCGGGGTTGCCGATTCCGCCGAACAGCTCGCCACCCGAGAGGCCAACTAG
- a CDS encoding TadE/TadG family type IV pilus assembly protein, with the protein MRTRLLGRGRDRGQTAIEFLGVTPLIILLLIALWQCALIGYTFSLAGNSADQAAHKGAIAQGTRGQACRDAAKEDLPKVWRESMKRTKCESSGALYKATVKLRVPVLVPGVLNWPMTIEGNAASPLEAER; encoded by the coding sequence ATGCGCACCCGTCTCCTCGGCCGGGGACGCGACCGCGGCCAGACCGCGATCGAGTTCCTGGGCGTCACACCGCTGATCATCCTGCTGCTGATCGCGCTCTGGCAGTGCGCGCTGATCGGCTACACGTTCTCCCTGGCGGGGAACTCGGCGGACCAGGCGGCACACAAGGGCGCCATCGCGCAGGGTACGCGCGGACAGGCGTGCCGGGACGCGGCCAAGGAGGACCTGCCGAAGGTCTGGCGCGAGTCGATGAAGCGGACGAAGTGCGAAAGCTCGGGCGCGCTGTACAAGGCCACGGTGAAGCTTCGGGTTCCGGTCCTGGTACCCGGAGTACTCAACTGGCCGATGACGATCGAGGGCAACGCCGCGTCGCCGCTGGAGGCCGAGCGATGA
- a CDS encoding TadE family protein encodes MSMRVHTPGRKAAATRRDRGQVAIEYMGFIPLLLLVGLFAIQLGVAAYAANQAGTGARAAARTATQDVPRGDSERAGRDAMSDWLGSYKNSKFSSDDGTGEVTYTTRVRIPSVVPGIDDWGWASRSSTMPRG; translated from the coding sequence ATGAGCATGCGCGTACACACACCGGGCCGGAAGGCCGCCGCGACCCGCCGGGACCGTGGCCAGGTCGCCATCGAGTACATGGGCTTCATTCCGCTGCTGCTCCTGGTGGGCCTCTTCGCGATTCAGCTGGGGGTCGCCGCGTACGCCGCCAACCAGGCGGGCACCGGTGCCCGTGCGGCCGCGCGTACCGCCACCCAGGACGTGCCGCGCGGGGACTCGGAGCGGGCGGGGCGCGACGCGATGAGCGACTGGCTCGGCAGCTACAAGAACTCGAAGTTCAGTAGCGACGACGGGACCGGCGAAGTGACGTACACCACTCGCGTGAGGATCCCCTCCGTTGTGCCCGGAATCGACGACTGGGGTTGGGCCAGTCGCAGTTCCACCATGCCGCGAGGGTGA